A genomic stretch from Chitinophaga agri includes:
- a CDS encoding heme/hemin ABC transporter substrate-binding protein, which produces MTNHMRIRVMIVSFAACLLVVLNVSAQQRIVSLNGAVTEIVCALGFERSLVGVDVTSTYPAAMKEVTKVGHNRNISAEPVLALQPDLILATDNFIQASVIDQFKAVGVKTVQMKQEFSVAGTKKLITDVAAALNVPEKGAALIRQLDKEQKTLHVKAQPKKVLFIYARGAGTMMVAGKETPLDKIISLAGAQNAANGFNDFKPLTPEALVTANPDVILMFEDGLKSMGGVDGLLKVQGVAQTNAGKQKKVITMDGQLLTGFGPRVIQAVQELSVKLN; this is translated from the coding sequence ATGACCAATCATATGCGGATACGTGTAATGATCGTATCCTTTGCTGCCTGCCTCCTGGTAGTGCTGAATGTTAGTGCTCAACAACGTATTGTGTCGCTGAATGGCGCTGTAACTGAGATTGTATGTGCATTAGGATTTGAGAGATCACTCGTGGGCGTGGATGTCACCAGTACTTATCCTGCCGCTATGAAGGAAGTGACCAAAGTAGGACATAACCGTAATATTTCCGCCGAACCAGTACTGGCTTTACAGCCTGACCTGATCCTGGCTACAGATAATTTTATTCAGGCTTCTGTGATCGATCAGTTTAAAGCGGTAGGCGTGAAAACCGTACAGATGAAACAGGAGTTCTCTGTAGCTGGTACGAAAAAGCTGATCACCGACGTAGCTGCTGCATTGAACGTACCCGAAAAAGGTGCAGCCCTGATCAGACAGCTGGATAAGGAACAAAAAACTTTACACGTCAAAGCACAGCCTAAAAAGGTGTTGTTTATCTACGCCCGTGGCGCAGGGACCATGATGGTGGCTGGTAAAGAAACACCATTGGACAAGATCATCAGCCTGGCGGGTGCACAGAATGCTGCCAATGGTTTCAATGACTTTAAACCGCTGACTCCTGAAGCGCTTGTAACCGCCAATCCTGATGTGATCCTCATGTTTGAGGATGGCCTGAAAAGTATGGGCGGTGTGGATGGCCTGCTGAAAGTGCAGGGTGTAGCTCAAACTAACGCTGGTAAACAGAAAAAAGTCATTACTATGGATGGTCAGCTGCTGACCGGTTTCGGACCACGTGTGATTCAGGCCGTACAGGAGTTGTCAGTGAAGCTGAACTAA
- a CDS encoding DUF4249 domain-containing protein, whose amino-acid sequence MRPLIITILLFLVLTACQKESRISIPYDGDKIVLNSLIQPDSLVYIRITRSKPVKEYQNLQFPEIKNATIVMREDGKPLPAPEWKVINGKGYYVSASPAKAGKHYTVAVSYSGLTSVAAADSTPVAPDIRDGSAQKTANRVRFTLKDDPAQKNYYRIRVYNADTVNGVITPLKRDSIKFRLDPSYNNNFTDIIGNTYYGEVLLKDERINGKEVQFVLQTSKQITASYVIVEVSNLTMGAFLYLDDTYSQRLEDKLDFSLDPVYIYSNVENGYGIIAGVNAGRLSFAVE is encoded by the coding sequence ATGCGCCCTTTGATCATTACCATATTACTGTTCCTCGTGCTGACCGCCTGTCAGAAGGAATCCCGTATCAGTATTCCATATGATGGCGATAAGATTGTGCTGAATAGTCTGATACAACCTGATAGTCTGGTGTATATCCGCATTACAAGAAGCAAACCGGTGAAAGAATATCAGAACCTTCAGTTCCCGGAGATAAAGAATGCTACTATTGTCATGCGGGAAGACGGGAAGCCATTGCCAGCACCGGAGTGGAAAGTGATCAATGGCAAAGGCTACTATGTGTCAGCTTCGCCAGCAAAAGCAGGCAAGCATTATACTGTCGCTGTAAGTTACAGCGGACTGACCAGTGTGGCAGCAGCAGATAGTACACCGGTAGCACCGGATATCAGAGATGGTTCTGCACAAAAAACAGCCAACAGGGTACGGTTTACCCTGAAAGATGATCCTGCACAGAAGAATTATTACAGAATACGCGTGTATAATGCCGATACTGTCAATGGCGTCATCACACCATTGAAGAGAGATTCGATCAAGTTCCGCCTGGACCCTTCCTACAATAACAACTTTACCGACATCATTGGTAACACCTATTATGGTGAGGTGCTGCTGAAAGATGAACGTATTAACGGTAAAGAAGTGCAGTTCGTACTGCAGACAAGCAAACAGATAACGGCTTCCTACGTGATCGTGGAAGTCAGTAACCTGACCATGGGCGCATTTCTATACCTGGATGACACTTATTCACAGCGACTGGAAGATAAACTTGATTTTTCGCTGGACCCGGTGTATATCTATTCCAATGTGGAGAATGGATACGGCATCATTGCAGGGGTGAACGCGGGAAGGCTTTCTTTTGCAGTTGAGTAA
- a CDS encoding heme ABC transporter ATP-binding protein, translating into MMLQVKDISLSLGKTQILRNVSLDAGAGELCVIMGANGAGKSTLLKAIAGEYHHYQGSIRLADNELRSLPVAVQARTRAVLSQQLSLSQPFTVAEVVSMGRYVYNTHLTTADKEIVAYALKTMQVYGLRERTYPTLSGGQKQRVQMARVLAQLLEAPDLQATDHTGKKMLLLDEPVTGMDILHQQLSLQLATTLATSGVLVVAVLHDFQLAAAYANRVVLLKDGGIYAQGTVSEILTATHIKQCFGVDVAVLEHPHCHYPLVVTAAADGLFKSRAEKAINVL; encoded by the coding sequence ATGATGCTGCAGGTAAAAGATATATCACTCTCTCTCGGAAAAACGCAGATCCTGCGTAATGTAAGCCTGGATGCAGGTGCAGGGGAACTGTGTGTGATCATGGGTGCCAATGGTGCAGGAAAATCCACCCTGCTGAAAGCGATCGCAGGAGAATATCATCACTACCAGGGAAGTATACGCCTGGCAGATAACGAACTCAGGTCTTTACCTGTGGCTGTACAGGCCAGAACACGTGCCGTGCTGTCTCAGCAGCTTTCGCTGTCTCAGCCATTCACAGTAGCCGAAGTGGTGAGTATGGGGCGTTATGTATATAACACGCATCTCACTACGGCCGACAAAGAGATTGTCGCCTATGCGCTGAAGACGATGCAGGTGTATGGTTTGCGTGAAAGGACCTATCCGACATTATCTGGAGGACAGAAACAACGTGTACAGATGGCGAGAGTGCTCGCGCAGTTACTCGAAGCCCCCGATCTGCAGGCAACTGATCATACAGGAAAGAAGATGCTTTTGCTGGACGAACCGGTTACCGGAATGGACATCCTGCATCAGCAGTTATCCCTTCAACTGGCTACTACGCTTGCCACCAGTGGCGTGCTGGTAGTAGCTGTATTGCACGATTTTCAACTCGCAGCCGCTTATGCAAACAGGGTGGTATTGTTGAAAGACGGAGGCATTTACGCACAGGGCACTGTTAGTGAAATACTGACAGCCACTCACATCAAACAATGTTTTGGTGTGGACGTAGCCGTACTGGAACATCCGCACTGTCACTATCCGCTGGTGGTAACCGCCGCTGCCGACGGCCTATTTAAATCACGTGCCGAAAAGGCAATAAATGTATTGTAA
- a CDS encoding quinone-dependent dihydroorotate dehydrogenase: MYNLIKKILFRFPPESIHYQVMNGLQVLHRLPLGKNILHSFCQPKSQGLERQLWGLTFKNPVGLAAGFDKDARFTDELASLGFGFVEIGTVTPVSQPGNDQPRLFRLPADQALINRMGFNNGGAIAAAKRLQKRKSNIIIGGNIGKNKVTPNEEAISDYEKCFHALFDVVDYFVVNVSSPNTPNLRALQEKEPLKQLLHHLQTINSQKSKPKPILLKIAPDLTTSQLDDIIEIVQETKLAGIVATNTTIDRSNLQTPAAEVEAIGAGGLSGLPVKDKATAVIRYIHKHTDGTVPIIAVGGIFTAADAQEKLDAGASLVQVYTGFIYEGPTIVKKICDGLKRN, from the coding sequence ATGTACAATCTTATTAAGAAAATACTTTTCCGCTTTCCGCCGGAAAGCATTCATTACCAGGTAATGAACGGGCTGCAGGTCCTGCATCGCCTTCCCCTGGGAAAAAATATTCTCCACTCCTTCTGTCAGCCGAAAAGCCAGGGACTGGAAAGACAATTATGGGGTCTGACCTTTAAAAATCCGGTAGGTCTTGCCGCCGGTTTTGACAAGGATGCCCGCTTTACCGACGAACTGGCCAGCCTTGGATTCGGCTTTGTGGAAATCGGTACCGTAACACCTGTCTCTCAACCAGGAAATGACCAGCCCCGCCTGTTTCGTCTTCCTGCTGACCAGGCCCTGATCAACCGTATGGGCTTTAACAATGGCGGCGCCATTGCTGCTGCCAAACGCCTTCAGAAAAGGAAGTCCAATATTATAATTGGTGGTAATATCGGTAAGAATAAGGTGACGCCCAACGAAGAAGCGATCAGTGATTATGAGAAATGTTTTCATGCCCTGTTTGATGTTGTGGATTACTTCGTGGTGAATGTAAGCTCTCCGAATACGCCTAATCTGCGTGCCCTACAGGAAAAAGAACCTTTAAAACAACTGCTGCATCACCTGCAGACCATCAATAGCCAGAAGAGCAAACCTAAACCGATCCTGCTTAAAATAGCGCCGGACCTGACCACCAGTCAGCTTGACGATATTATAGAGATCGTACAGGAGACTAAGCTGGCAGGTATCGTTGCAACGAATACCACGATAGATCGTTCTAACTTACAAACGCCTGCGGCTGAAGTAGAAGCGATCGGTGCAGGCGGATTAAGTGGATTGCCGGTAAAAGACAAGGCGACAGCAGTGATCCGGTATATTCATAAGCATACCGATGGTACAGTGCCGATCATTGCGGTCGGAGGTATCTTTACCGCTGCCGATGCACAGGAGAAGCTGGATGCGGGCGCGTCACTGGTACAGGTGTATACAGGCTTTATTTATGAGGGGCCGACGATTGTGAAGAAGATCTGTGATGGGCTTAAACGTAATTAA
- a CDS encoding FecCD family ABC transporter permease, giving the protein MNIANLKRVSSITLLSMLLIIVILVATGTGAMHMSPMQVLAILLGKTGIHLPVAYEENMPGVLWMIRLPRVVLSVLIGAGLGLAGASLQGLFRNPLADPGLIGVSSGASMAAVVMIIVQNALPVFQHAPILNYYALNMAAFAGAVITTLVIFHVARTGGQAVISTLLLAGIAVRALCESVVGLMTYLANNEQLRSISFWSLGSLGGASWQTVGGVAPFILIPLIMLPRLAPALNLMALGEREAMHSGVRIPRLKALLVVLATMAVAAGVAVAGIIGFIGLIVPHMVRQFTGPDYRSLIPGAALSGAVLLTVADLLSRTIVAPAELPVGIITAIIGAPFFLWLIIKEKRTILA; this is encoded by the coding sequence ATGAATATAGCCAACTTAAAACGCGTCAGCAGTATCACGCTACTCAGCATGCTGCTTATTATCGTGATACTGGTGGCTACCGGTACAGGTGCCATGCATATGTCTCCCATGCAGGTCCTGGCCATATTGCTCGGTAAAACGGGTATACACCTACCCGTAGCATATGAAGAGAATATGCCGGGTGTGCTCTGGATGATCCGTTTACCCAGGGTCGTGCTGAGTGTACTGATAGGTGCTGGACTAGGCCTGGCGGGCGCATCTCTGCAGGGACTGTTCCGTAATCCACTGGCCGATCCGGGACTGATAGGAGTTAGTTCCGGTGCATCAATGGCGGCAGTGGTAATGATCATTGTACAAAATGCATTACCCGTATTCCAGCATGCGCCTATATTGAATTACTATGCACTGAATATGGCCGCTTTTGCCGGTGCTGTTATTACCACATTGGTCATTTTCCATGTGGCACGTACCGGCGGACAAGCCGTCATATCTACGCTGCTGCTGGCCGGAATTGCGGTCAGGGCTTTATGTGAATCAGTGGTGGGACTAATGACCTACCTGGCAAATAATGAACAGCTACGTAGTATTTCATTCTGGTCATTAGGTAGCCTCGGAGGCGCCAGTTGGCAAACTGTCGGTGGTGTTGCCCCCTTCATCCTGATTCCACTGATCATGCTGCCCCGCCTGGCCCCGGCGTTAAACCTGATGGCCCTGGGGGAACGGGAAGCAATGCATAGCGGCGTACGGATACCGAGATTAAAAGCCTTACTGGTAGTATTGGCCACAATGGCCGTGGCAGCAGGCGTAGCGGTAGCCGGTATCATTGGTTTTATCGGACTGATCGTACCTCATATGGTGCGGCAGTTCACCGGACCGGATTATAGATCGCTGATTCCCGGTGCTGCCTTGTCAGGCGCTGTGCTGCTCACTGTGGCAGACCTTTTGTCTCGTACAATTGTAGCACCCGCAGAACTACCTGTTGGGATCATTACAGCCATCATAGGAGCTCCGTTTTTCCTGTGGCTGATCATTAAAGAAAAAAGGACCATACTGGCATGA
- a CDS encoding TonB-dependent receptor, whose amino-acid sequence MKSLFGRFLLGMLLISISVRASEWDWRMKISVAVKDQPLETVCTILEEQYGIHFSYSRNIVDLSPRVTVNIQNKPLKKALEEIFNPFNISFTRIGEQIVLTVRNHPTYTISGYVQDFRSGEKLIGATVYSPIQHVGTTTNQFGFFSITLPRDTSGLFVSYIGYESGRLSVKKAERGPVIVLLQPRNFLPEIVVVDTIRQQMEQSAVNRLNLSPADMKSMPRLLGEADVMRAMMSLPGVSGGLDGGGSLSVRGGSPDQNLVLLDGTPIFNTSHLFGIFSVFNPDIVKNADFYKGAFPARYGGRLSSIVDISLKDGDMQQYHGEAAIGLIAAKAMVEGPLKKGKTSFLVSGRRSHTDMMMNDLFVNNAAGGPGSKAYVYFYDANVKVNHIFSPKDRIYFSAYVGQDKLSVRWLEGATDGASAAYFGDSRSNFLWGNYTSTLRWNHVFGPKMFANATANYSQYYFSTDYKYNYKPVNTLDTGVLSGKYYSRIQNAVGKIDFEYRPQPRHTIKFGMGAVTHIFAPGVSVFEDNANGQPAVDTTYGDITSVGQELFLYGEDEWRALHNLWLNIGVHASGFLVDGRFYHSVQPRLGAKYKLPRRWILNGSYTHMTQYLHLLSNNGANLPTDLWVPSSGDVRPMFSRQASFGISKTSRRGMYAMSVETYYKTMDHVIEYKGTASPFNGAGRDWDDVVDVGRGRSYGGELLLEKKRGTTRGWIGYTLAWSDRTFPSVNNGKTFPYKYDRRHDLEVVVTQRLGKHWELSANWEYASGTPLSLPTASYEGIGDPSPYDPPQNDPIIDHMGDRNTYRTTPMHRLDVSATYTKKKKLWTKSWTFSLYNAYNQPNPFFYTIVTDREKQERYLAEVSILPILPSVTYAIKF is encoded by the coding sequence ATGAAATCACTGTTTGGTAGGTTCCTGCTGGGAATGCTACTGATCAGCATTTCTGTGCGGGCATCAGAGTGGGATTGGCGGATGAAGATCAGCGTGGCTGTAAAGGACCAGCCGCTGGAAACAGTATGTACGATACTTGAAGAACAATATGGTATTCATTTTTCTTATAGCCGCAATATTGTTGATCTCTCTCCGCGGGTAACCGTCAATATACAGAACAAGCCCCTGAAGAAAGCCCTCGAGGAAATATTCAATCCCTTCAATATTAGTTTTACCCGTATCGGTGAGCAGATCGTGCTTACCGTAAGGAACCATCCTACCTATACCATCAGCGGCTATGTACAGGATTTCCGTTCCGGTGAAAAACTGATCGGCGCTACCGTATATTCTCCCATACAACATGTAGGAACGACGACGAACCAGTTCGGCTTTTTCAGTATCACCTTACCCCGGGATACCAGCGGCCTGTTTGTATCTTATATTGGCTATGAATCCGGAAGACTGTCCGTAAAGAAGGCTGAACGCGGGCCAGTGATCGTATTGTTACAGCCGAGGAACTTTTTACCAGAAATCGTGGTGGTAGATACGATCCGTCAGCAAATGGAACAGTCAGCCGTGAACAGACTGAATTTATCTCCGGCCGATATGAAATCAATGCCCCGGCTCCTGGGCGAAGCAGATGTAATGCGGGCAATGATGTCACTGCCAGGTGTTTCCGGCGGACTTGACGGAGGTGGTTCACTCAGTGTAAGAGGGGGAAGCCCCGATCAGAACCTGGTGCTGCTGGATGGAACGCCTATTTTTAATACCTCTCATTTGTTTGGTATCTTCTCCGTGTTTAACCCTGATATCGTTAAAAACGCTGATTTCTATAAAGGCGCTTTCCCTGCCCGTTATGGCGGCCGTTTATCCTCTATTGTGGATATCTCGCTGAAAGATGGAGATATGCAGCAATATCATGGAGAAGCAGCTATCGGACTGATCGCTGCAAAGGCCATGGTGGAAGGGCCATTAAAAAAGGGAAAGACTTCCTTCCTGGTGTCTGGCCGCCGGTCGCATACCGATATGATGATGAATGACCTGTTTGTGAATAATGCAGCGGGTGGTCCTGGTAGTAAAGCGTATGTGTATTTCTATGATGCAAATGTGAAAGTCAATCATATTTTCTCTCCAAAAGACCGCATCTATTTCAGTGCATATGTGGGACAGGACAAACTGAGTGTAAGATGGCTGGAGGGCGCTACAGACGGTGCCTCTGCGGCCTATTTCGGCGACAGCCGTTCCAATTTCCTGTGGGGGAATTACACCAGCACACTGCGTTGGAACCATGTGTTTGGTCCGAAGATGTTTGCCAATGCAACAGCGAATTATTCACAGTACTATTTCTCTACTGACTACAAATACAACTATAAGCCAGTGAACACGCTGGATACGGGTGTGTTATCCGGTAAATACTATTCCCGTATCCAGAATGCAGTTGGTAAAATAGATTTTGAATACAGGCCTCAGCCCAGACATACCATCAAGTTTGGGATGGGCGCTGTTACCCACATATTCGCACCAGGCGTTTCTGTTTTCGAGGATAATGCTAACGGACAACCCGCTGTAGACACTACCTACGGTGATATCACTTCTGTTGGGCAGGAACTGTTCCTCTACGGCGAAGACGAATGGCGTGCGTTACATAATCTTTGGCTGAATATAGGCGTACATGCATCCGGATTCCTGGTAGATGGCCGCTTTTATCATTCTGTACAACCCCGGTTAGGTGCTAAGTATAAACTGCCCCGCAGATGGATATTGAACGGATCTTATACCCACATGACACAATACCTGCATCTGCTGAGTAATAACGGAGCGAACCTCCCTACAGATCTGTGGGTGCCCTCTTCCGGTGATGTCAGGCCCATGTTCTCGCGGCAGGCTTCTTTCGGTATCTCAAAGACAAGCAGAAGAGGTATGTATGCTATGTCGGTAGAAACATACTACAAAACGATGGACCACGTGATAGAATACAAAGGCACCGCCTCTCCTTTTAATGGCGCTGGCAGGGACTGGGATGATGTGGTGGATGTAGGCAGGGGACGCAGTTACGGAGGAGAGCTGCTCCTCGAGAAAAAAAGAGGGACCACCCGTGGCTGGATCGGTTATACACTCGCCTGGTCAGATAGAACCTTCCCAAGTGTGAATAATGGTAAAACCTTTCCTTACAAATACGATCGCCGTCATGACCTGGAAGTGGTTGTCACGCAGCGGTTAGGTAAACACTGGGAGTTATCCGCCAACTGGGAATATGCTTCCGGTACGCCGTTGTCGCTCCCAACCGCCAGTTATGAAGGAATAGGAGATCCGTCACCTTACGATCCGCCACAGAACGATCCAATCATTGATCATATGGGAGACAGGAATACTTATCGTACCACACCTATGCACCGGCTGGATGTAAGTGCTACTTATACAAAGAAGAAAAAACTATGGACAAAGAGCTGGACCTTCAGTCTGTACAACGCCTATAATCAGCCTAATCCATTCTTTTACACCATCGTCACAGACAGGGAAAAACAGGAACGTTATCTGGCCGAGGTCAGTATCCTGCCTATTTTACCCAGCGTGACATATGCTATTAAATTTTGA
- a CDS encoding glycoside hydrolase family 127 protein, whose amino-acid sequence MKKQLLTLALLYTLPLCAQQADYPVRAVDFTAVKLTDSFWLPRIRTNHTVTIPASFARCESTGRVKNFEMAAAKQGKFCTTFPFDDTDIYKTIEGASYSMAVTPDKKMDAYVDSLIAVVAKAQEPDGYLYTARTIDPAHPHAWSGPERWVREHELSHELYNSGHMFEAASAHYLATGKRNFLDIALKNADLLVLTFGPGKLGVAPGHEIVEMGLVRLYRITGKKDYLQLARFFIDERGKRQYNQKSKNKWENGQYWQDQAPVVQQSEAVGHAVRAMYLYAGMADVAALEGDTAYLHAIDRIWDNMVTKKMYVQGGIGAIPDGERFGENYELPNATAYNETCAAIGNAYWNIRMFQLHGDGKYIDLLEKVLYNGLISGVGLDGKSFFYTNAMQIRKGVHHHSQEPARSGWFECSCCPTNMARFLPSLPGYIYAQKAGDVYVNLFISSTTNIQVEKKKVKITQSNNYPWEGDLRFNIEPATATAFTLKLRVPGWARQEAIPGGLYQFRDKDTHKVVIKVNGQPVDFQLEQGYAVIKRKWGKKDVVEMQLPMNTHEVVADNQIKEDIGKVAIQRGPLIYCAEWKDNDGRTSNLIIPGHFQPEVRKDLLNGVVVLTGEGKRINVDAQQQEVSTAAGRITLIPYYAWANRGEGEMNVWFPEKVVDVDLLAK is encoded by the coding sequence ATGAAGAAACAATTGTTGACATTGGCACTGCTGTATACGCTGCCTTTATGTGCACAGCAGGCAGACTATCCTGTAAGGGCGGTTGATTTTACTGCGGTGAAACTCACGGACAGCTTCTGGTTACCACGTATACGTACTAATCATACGGTGACTATCCCCGCTTCTTTCGCAAGATGCGAAAGTACAGGACGTGTGAAGAATTTTGAAATGGCAGCAGCTAAACAGGGCAAGTTCTGCACGACGTTTCCGTTTGACGATACGGATATCTACAAGACAATTGAAGGAGCTTCCTATTCTATGGCAGTAACTCCTGATAAGAAGATGGATGCATATGTAGATTCCCTGATCGCCGTTGTAGCAAAGGCGCAGGAACCTGATGGCTATCTGTATACTGCCCGTACCATCGATCCTGCACATCCGCATGCCTGGTCAGGTCCGGAACGTTGGGTAAGGGAACACGAGCTCAGTCATGAATTGTACAACTCGGGACATATGTTTGAAGCAGCAAGTGCGCACTATCTGGCTACTGGTAAGCGCAACTTCCTGGACATTGCCCTGAAAAACGCAGACCTGCTGGTACTGACATTCGGGCCGGGTAAACTGGGGGTAGCACCAGGACATGAGATCGTAGAAATGGGCCTGGTACGTTTGTACCGTATCACCGGAAAAAAGGATTACCTGCAACTGGCCAGGTTCTTTATTGATGAAAGAGGAAAGCGGCAGTATAATCAAAAGAGTAAAAATAAGTGGGAGAATGGTCAATACTGGCAGGACCAGGCGCCTGTTGTGCAACAGTCAGAAGCCGTTGGACATGCGGTGCGTGCGATGTATCTCTATGCGGGCATGGCAGACGTCGCCGCATTGGAAGGAGATACCGCCTATCTGCATGCGATTGACAGGATATGGGATAACATGGTCACAAAGAAGATGTATGTCCAGGGAGGAATAGGGGCCATCCCTGACGGAGAGCGTTTCGGCGAGAATTATGAGTTGCCAAATGCGACTGCCTATAACGAAACTTGTGCAGCTATTGGTAATGCATACTGGAATATACGCATGTTCCAGTTGCACGGTGATGGTAAGTATATCGACCTGCTAGAGAAAGTATTGTACAATGGATTGATCTCTGGTGTCGGACTGGATGGTAAGTCTTTCTTTTATACCAATGCGATGCAGATCAGGAAGGGCGTACATCATCACAGCCAGGAGCCAGCCCGTTCCGGCTGGTTTGAATGTTCCTGCTGTCCGACCAATATGGCCCGCTTTCTGCCGTCTCTGCCTGGTTATATTTATGCACAAAAAGCAGGTGATGTGTATGTGAACCTGTTCATCAGCAGTACAACCAATATACAGGTGGAGAAGAAGAAGGTGAAGATCACGCAATCGAATAATTATCCCTGGGAGGGTGATCTGCGTTTTAATATTGAACCGGCGACAGCCACAGCGTTCACTTTAAAACTGCGTGTGCCGGGATGGGCCCGGCAGGAAGCCATTCCAGGCGGACTCTATCAGTTCAGAGATAAAGACACGCATAAAGTTGTGATTAAAGTCAATGGCCAGCCAGTGGACTTTCAACTGGAACAGGGATATGCGGTGATCAAAAGAAAATGGGGGAAGAAAGATGTCGTGGAGATGCAGTTACCAATGAATACTCACGAAGTAGTAGCAGATAATCAGATTAAGGAGGATATAGGGAAAGTGGCTATTCAGCGCGGTCCATTGATCTATTGTGCGGAATGGAAGGATAATGACGGTCGTACAAGTAATCTGATCATCCCCGGTCATTTTCAGCCAGAGGTGAGAAAGGACCTGCTCAATGGCGTAGTGGTATTGACTGGTGAGGGCAAGCGTATTAATGTAGACGCGCAACAACAAGAGGTCAGTACCGCTGCCGGACGTATTACATTGATACCTTATTATGCCTGGGCCAATAGGGGGGAAGGAGAGATGAATGTCTGGTTCCCGGAGAAAGTGGTGGATGTGGATCTACTGGCAAAATAG
- a CDS encoding FecR domain-containing protein produces the protein MTKLYADEALYALLCKYVLGEADAAERQWVDEWLKSGPEHPALLASLEKLLTEKPAIQVSLADTERAWQALSASMVGMTVTHKRRQWWMAAAVLLIAAGTGLWWLTFRSNRMQRYTGPVVAHLKDGSTVQLEDKARLFVLPGFGKRQREVTLEGKALFTVTPDAAQPFIVRLGERTIKVLGTRFSVDAAGRAGALRVHVDTGEVMVTDSGSRDSIVLSAGMVLEQPQEKVPFKVASHVTNAAAKQLEFTDVPLSEVLKTITLIYNIHVTADSALLQLPVTATFTGETADDVLASLAFMTNATVEKGAAGMILKKHDE, from the coding sequence ATGACTAAACTGTATGCTGATGAGGCATTATATGCCCTGCTATGTAAATACGTACTCGGTGAGGCGGATGCAGCTGAGCGTCAATGGGTGGACGAATGGCTGAAAAGTGGTCCGGAACATCCTGCCCTGCTGGCGTCACTGGAAAAGTTGCTGACGGAGAAGCCTGCTATACAGGTCTCCCTCGCTGATACGGAACGTGCCTGGCAGGCGCTCAGCGCCAGTATGGTAGGAATGACAGTGACTCATAAACGCCGGCAGTGGTGGATGGCGGCCGCCGTACTACTGATCGCCGCAGGGACTGGTTTGTGGTGGCTGACTTTCCGCAGCAACAGGATGCAGCGTTATACCGGGCCGGTAGTGGCTCACCTGAAAGATGGCTCTACCGTGCAACTGGAAGATAAGGCCCGCCTTTTTGTGTTACCCGGATTCGGTAAAAGACAACGGGAAGTGACCCTGGAAGGAAAAGCGCTGTTTACTGTAACGCCGGATGCTGCTCAACCGTTTATAGTAAGACTCGGTGAAAGAACAATTAAAGTGCTTGGTACCCGTTTCAGTGTGGACGCCGCGGGTAGGGCAGGCGCATTACGGGTACATGTGGATACAGGGGAGGTGATGGTAACGGATAGTGGTAGCAGGGATAGTATCGTACTGTCGGCAGGCATGGTACTGGAACAGCCACAGGAGAAAGTACCTTTCAAAGTGGCATCGCATGTGACGAATGCTGCAGCTAAGCAGCTGGAGTTCACAGATGTACCGCTCTCTGAAGTGTTGAAGACCATCACACTGATATATAACATACATGTCACGGCAGATAGCGCATTGCTGCAATTGCCGGTGACAGCCACTTTTACCGGTGAGACAGCGGATGATGTACTTGCATCGCTGGCATTCATGACCAATGCCACAGTGGAGAAAGGAGCCGCCGGTATGATATTAAAGAAGCATGATGAATAA
- a CDS encoding RNA polymerase sigma-70 factor → MLDRQTFEDIFREHHAACLAFAVHYTGNVHEAEEVVQQVFLRLWEKRAFIDITGATRSYLLAAIRNTAISNWRKETVRQEKEQAAGHMQAADMPVQSPVWELEKRYQQALELLPDRCREVFVLSRQQQLKYHEIAEVMNISVKTVENQMGKALKIMHKELRDYLHLLLLLL, encoded by the coding sequence ATGCTGGACCGCCAAACATTTGAAGATATCTTTAGAGAACATCACGCCGCTTGTCTCGCTTTTGCCGTGCACTACACTGGGAATGTGCATGAGGCGGAAGAGGTAGTGCAACAGGTATTTCTTCGGCTGTGGGAGAAACGGGCCTTCATAGATATCACAGGTGCTACCCGGTCATACCTGCTGGCTGCGATCCGGAATACAGCTATCAGCAACTGGAGGAAAGAGACGGTCAGACAGGAAAAAGAGCAGGCCGCTGGTCATATGCAGGCTGCCGATATGCCGGTACAATCACCGGTGTGGGAACTGGAAAAACGGTATCAGCAGGCGCTGGAACTACTTCCTGACCGTTGCCGTGAAGTGTTTGTACTCAGCCGGCAGCAGCAACTGAAATATCATGAAATTGCGGAAGTGATGAATATCTCAGTGAAAACTGTAGAGAATCAGATGGGTAAGGCATTGAAGATCATGCATAAAGAACTCAGGGACTATCTGCATCTGCTATTATTGTTGTTGTAG